A stretch of the Actinomyces qiguomingii genome encodes the following:
- a CDS encoding MFS transporter, producing MSSSYGTILRRPGALRFSIAGLIARFPMSMVGISTILAVQELYGSYSAAGMVSAANVVAVAVGAPVLARLVDAHGQCRIMLPATACSATALIGLVVATQARAPLGVLLVLSALAGLLAGSFGSLVRSRWTGVLNTPEQVHTAFSLEAALDEVAFIIGPVLATVLCTSLPATSGWIAAVVLQVGGGMWFLSQRATEPTPHRRSSSRPLPDHAEDARQTFDDLHEPGRAQDPRPVLRHGAVVAVIAVFLASGAMFGANDVAAVAFATELGMKSAAGTVLAAWGVGSFTAAIIYGSRPWRRPLWQQFLLGTTALAVGASTLIFAPNLVVLGALMALTGMAIGPTITVGNSITQVSVAPSQLTEGLAWVGTAMNIGVSLGSMLGGLAIDAAGSHGGYLLVAVAAWLAVVVCLCGLRALQRAHPHRGLPGTGEVHGACDRRATDRRPASPAPTEP from the coding sequence ATGTCCTCCAGCTACGGCACCATCCTGCGTCGTCCCGGCGCCCTACGCTTCTCCATCGCGGGCCTGATCGCCCGCTTCCCCATGTCCATGGTGGGCATCTCCACCATCCTGGCGGTCCAGGAGCTGTACGGAAGCTACTCGGCGGCGGGGATGGTCTCCGCCGCGAATGTGGTGGCGGTGGCCGTGGGCGCGCCGGTACTGGCCCGACTCGTCGACGCCCACGGACAGTGCCGGATCATGCTGCCGGCCACCGCCTGCTCGGCGACGGCCCTGATCGGACTGGTCGTCGCCACGCAGGCTCGTGCGCCGCTAGGGGTGCTGCTGGTGTTGTCGGCGCTGGCGGGCCTACTGGCGGGGTCCTTCGGCTCGTTGGTGCGTTCCCGTTGGACGGGGGTGTTGAACACCCCGGAGCAGGTGCACACCGCCTTCTCCCTGGAGGCAGCACTTGACGAGGTCGCCTTCATCATCGGACCGGTGCTGGCCACGGTGCTGTGCACCTCGCTGCCAGCTACCAGCGGCTGGATCGCCGCCGTCGTGCTACAAGTGGGTGGCGGAATGTGGTTCTTGTCGCAGCGCGCCACCGAGCCGACCCCGCACCGGCGCTCTTCCAGTCGTCCCCTGCCCGATCATGCTGAGGACGCACGGCAGACCTTTGATGACCTCCACGAGCCGGGGCGAGCGCAGGACCCGCGACCGGTGCTGCGGCACGGCGCCGTCGTGGCCGTGATCGCCGTCTTCCTGGCCTCCGGCGCCATGTTCGGTGCGAACGACGTCGCCGCCGTCGCCTTCGCCACGGAGCTGGGCATGAAGTCGGCCGCCGGAACAGTGCTGGCGGCCTGGGGTGTCGGCTCCTTCACCGCCGCGATCATTTACGGCTCACGCCCCTGGCGTCGGCCACTGTGGCAGCAGTTCCTCCTGGGCACGACGGCCCTGGCCGTGGGCGCCTCAACCCTCATATTTGCCCCGAATCTGGTGGTGCTGGGGGCGCTCATGGCGCTGACCGGCATGGCGATCGGCCCAACAATCACCGTCGGAAACTCGATCACCCAGGTCTCGGTGGCGCCGTCGCAACTGACCGAAGGGCTGGCCTGGGTCGGCACCGCCATGAATATCGGCGTTTCACTGGGCTCCATGCTCGGCGGCCTCGCGATCGACGCGGCCGGCAGTCACGGCGGTTACCTGCTGGTCGCCGTCGCGGCGTGGCTCGCCGTCGTCGTATGCCTGTGTGGACTACGGGCGCTGCAGCGCGCCCACCCGCACCGGGGCCTACCAGGCACTGGGGAGGTTCACGGCGCCTGCGACCGGCGTGCCACCGACCGCCGACCGGCATCGCCAGCACCTACGGAGCCGTGA